The DNA window CAGAGCCCGTCGTAGACCAGTTCGCCCCAGCGCTGCTCGACGCCGCGCTTGAACCGGGCCAGGTCCCGCTCCACGGTCACCGCCTCCAACTCCCGGTGCGCGGTGATCAGGGCGAGCGCGCCGGGCGCCTCGTACACCTCGCGGCTCTTGATGCCGACCAGCCGGTCCTCGACCATGTCGAGCCGGCCCACGCCCTGCGCGCCGGCACGCCGGTTCAGCTCCCGGATCGCCTCGTAGGGGGTGACCGTCTCGCCGTCGATCGCGACCGGGACGCCGGCGTCGAACGTGAGGACCAACTCGTCGGCGTCGCGCGGCTCCGCCGGGTCCTCGGTGTACGCGTAGAGGGCCTCGACCGGGGCGGTCCAGATGTCCTCCAGGAAGCCGGTCTCCACGGCCCGGCCCCACAGGTTCTGGTCGATCGAGTACGGCGACCGGGCCGTCACGTCGATCGGCAGGCCCTTCTCCTCGGCGAACGCGATCGCCTTGTCCCGGGTCCAGGCGAAGTCGCGGGCCGGCGCGACGACCGTCAGGTCGGGCGCGAGCGCGTTCAGGCCGACCTCGAAGCGGACCTGGTCGTTGCCCTTGCCGGTGCAGCCGTGCGACACGATCGTGCCGCCGTGCCGGCGCGCGGCGGCCACCAGGTGGGTGACGATCAGCGGCCGGGACAACGCGGAGACCAACGGATAGCGGTCCATGTAGAGCGCGTTGGCCCGGACCGCCGGCAGGCAGTAGTCGGCGGCGAACTCGTCGCGCGCGTCGACCACCTCGGACTCGACGGCGCCGCAGTCCAACGCGCGCTGCCGGATCACGCCCATGTCCTCGCCGCCCTGGCCGACGTCGACCGCTACCGCGATCACCTCGGCGCCGGTCCGTTCGGCCAGGTAGGGAATGGCGACGGAGGTGTCCAGACCCCCGGAGTACGCCAGGACGACCCGTTCGCTCATGGTGCGGCGCTCCCTTCGACGTGCTCGCCCCGGCGGGCCCACCCGGCGAGCCGGTCCCCCAACGCGGCGCCGCCGTCGGCCTCGCGGGCGACGACGAGGATGGTGTCGTCGCCGGCGATGGTGCCGACGATCTCGGACAGGCCGGCCCGGTCCAACGCGCTGGCCAGGTAGTGCGCCGCGCCCGGCGGGGTGCGCAGCACGGCGATGTTGCCGCTGGAGTCGACGCCGTTGAGCAGCTCGTGCAGCAGCCGGACCAGCCGGGCGGGCGCTCCCTCGGCGTCGCGCAGCGGCCGATGGCCGTCCTCGGGGATCAGGTAGACGCCGCGGCCGTCGCCGCCGCGCGCGGTCACCGCCCCGAGTTCCTTCAGGTCCCGCGAGAGCGTGGCCTGGGTGACCTGGATGCCGTCGCCGGCGAGCAGGTCGGCCAGCTCGGTCTGCGAGTGGATGGCGGTGTCGCGGATCAGCTCGACGATGCGGGCGTGCCGCGCGGCGCGGGTCAGCGGGGCGGTCATGAGGAGGCCTCCAGGAGAAAGGTCAGCAGCGCCTTCTGGGCGTGCAGGCGATTCTCCGCCTGGTCGAACACCGCGCTGCGCGGGCCGTCCAGGACCTCGCCGGTGATCTCCTCGCCGCGGTGCGCGGGCAGGCAGTGCAGCACGATCGCGTCGGCCGCGGCGTGCGCCAGCAGGGCGTCGTCGACCCGGTAGGGCAGGAACGGGGTGATCCGGTCCAGCCCGTCCTTCTCCTGGCCCATCGACGTCCAGGTGTCGGTGGCGACCACGTGCGCCCCGCGTACCGCCTCGACCGGGTCGGTGAGCGCGTCGACCGAGCCGCCGGTGCCGGCGGCGATCTTCGCCGCCCGGGCCACGATCGCCAGGTCCGGACCGAACCCGGCCGGGCCGGCGACCCGCACGTGCATCCCGGCCGTCGCGCCGGCCAGCAGGTACGAGTGGGCCATGTTGTTCGCCGCGTCACCGACGTACGCGAGGATCCGCCCGGTGGTGGCGCCGCACCGTTCCCGCACGGTGAGCAGGTCGGCCAGCAACTGGCAGGGGTGGTAGGTGTCGGTGAGCGCGTTCACCACCGGCACCGTCGCGTGCTCGGCCACCTCGGCGATCCGGTCGTCGCCGTGGGTGCGCAGCACGATCGCGGCCACGTAGCGCGACAGCACCCGGCCGGCGTCGCCGAGGGACTCGCCCCGACCGAAGTGGGTCACCTGGGTGTCCACCACGAGCGGGTGGCCGCCCAACTCGGCGATGCCGGCGTCGAACGAGATCCGGGTGCGCAGGCTCTGCTTGTCGAACAGCACCGCCACCGACCGGGGCCCGGCGAGCGGCCGGTGCGCATACCGGTCGGCCTTCATCCGGGCCGCCAGGTCGAGCACCTCGGCCTGCTCGGCGGGGGTGAGGTCGTCGTCGCGCAGGAAGTGGCGGATCATGCGGGGGTCTCCGAGCGGGTCGCGGGGGTGGGCGCCGACGCGGCGGGCGTGGCGCTTTCGGTCGGTACGGGGGCCTCGGCGGGCGCGGTGGACTCGGCGGGCGCGGTGGACTCGGCGGGCGCGCGGTCGAGGGCGGCGGGCAGCGCGGCGAGGAACGCGTCGACCTGCGCCGGGGTCAGGATCAGCGGCGGGGCCAGCCGGACCACGTCCGGCTGCACCGGGTTGACCAGGAAGCCCGCCTCCCGCAGCGCGGTCGTCACGGCACCGGCGACCGGCCGGTCGAGCGCGATCCCGAGCAGCAGGCCGGCGCCGCGTACCTCGCGCACCAGCGGGTGCCCGAGCGCCTCCACGCCGCGCCGCAGCCGCTCGCCGACCCGCTTGACGTGGTCGAGCAGCCCCTCGTTGGCGATCGTGGCGATCACCGCGAGGGCGGCGGCGCAGCTGACCGGGTTGCCGCCGAACGTGGTGCCGTGCGAGCCGGGGCCGAGCAGGTCGGCGGCGCGGCCGAAGGCCAGGCAGGCGCCGAGCGGCAGGCCGCCGCCGAGGCCCTTGGCGAGGGTGACCACGTCCGGCTCGACGCCCTCGGCCTGGTGGGCGAACCAGTGCCCGGTGCGCCCGACGCCGGTCTGCACCTCGTCGAGCACCAGCAGCGCGCCGCGCGCGGCGGTGATCCGCCGGGCCGCCGTGAGGTAGCCGGGCGGCGGGACGACCACGCCGTTCTCGCCCTGGATCGGCTCGACGATCACCATGGCGGTGTCGTCGGTGACCGCCTCGGCCAGCGCGTCCGCGTCACCGAAGGGCACGTGGGTGACGTCGCCGGGCAGCGGGCGGAACGGGTCGGCCTTGGCCGGCTGGCCGGTGAGCGCCAGCGCGCCCATGGTCCGGCCGTGGAAGCCGCCCCGGGTGGCCACCACGTGACGCCGCCCGGTGAGCCGGGAGAGCTTGAACGCGGCCTCGTTGGCCTCCGCGCCGGAGTTGGCGAGGAAGACCCGGCCGGGCCGGCCGGCCAGGGCCAGCAGCAGCTCGGCGAGGGCGACCGGTGGCTCGGCGACGAACAGGTTGGACACGTGCCCGAGCGTGGCGACCTGCTTCGACACGGCCGCCACCACGGCCGGGTGGGCGTGCCCGAGCGCGTTGACGGCGATGCCGCCGAGCAGGTCGACGTACTCCCGGCCGGTCTCGTCGACCACGACGGCGCCGGCACCGGCGACGAGCGCCAGCGGCGGCGTGCCGTAGTTGTCCATCATGGCGGCGCTCCAGCGCCGCAGCAGCGTGCTCATGAACCGACCGTGCCTTCCCTGTTCGCGACTGCGGGGCTCGCAAGCTCGCTCCTCGCGCTCACGACCATCGTGCCGAACCCTTCCGACGTGAACACCTCGAGCAGCGTGGAGTGGGCCACCCGGCCGTCGACGACGTGCGCGGCCGGCACTCCGCCGCGCACCGCCCGCAGGCAGGCCTCCATCTTCGGGACCATGCCCGACTCCAGCGACGGCAGCAGCTTGGCCAGGTCGTCCGCGCTGATCTCGCTGACCAGGGTGGACGTGTCGGGCCAGTCGGCGTAGAGACCCGGCACGTCGGTGAGCACGACCAGCTTGCGGGCGCCCAGGGCGATCGCGAGCGCGGCGGCGGCGGTGTCCGCGTTGAGGTTGTGCAGCACCCCGTCGGCGTCCGGCGCGACGGTGGAGACGACCGGGATCCGGCCGGCCGCGATCAGGTCGGTGACCGCCGAGGCGTTCACCGACTCCACGTCGCC is part of the Micromonospora sp. WMMD980 genome and encodes:
- a CDS encoding argininosuccinate synthase, translated to MSERVVLAYSGGLDTSVAIPYLAERTGAEVIAVAVDVGQGGEDMGVIRQRALDCGAVESEVVDARDEFAADYCLPAVRANALYMDRYPLVSALSRPLIVTHLVAAARRHGGTIVSHGCTGKGNDQVRFEVGLNALAPDLTVVAPARDFAWTRDKAIAFAEEKGLPIDVTARSPYSIDQNLWGRAVETGFLEDIWTAPVEALYAYTEDPAEPRDADELVLTFDAGVPVAIDGETVTPYEAIRELNRRAGAQGVGRLDMVEDRLVGIKSREVYEAPGALALITAHRELEAVTVERDLARFKRGVEQRWGELVYDGLWFSPLKRSLDAFIDDAQRHVSGEVRLTLHGGRAVVTGRRSEASLYDFGLATYDTGDTFDQTLAKGFVQLWGLPSTMAAARDARWGGVRS
- a CDS encoding arginine repressor, with the translated sequence MTAPLTRAARHARIVELIRDTAIHSQTELADLLAGDGIQVTQATLSRDLKELGAVTARGGDGRGVYLIPEDGHRPLRDAEGAPARLVRLLHELLNGVDSSGNIAVLRTPPGAAHYLASALDRAGLSEIVGTIAGDDTILVVAREADGGAALGDRLAGWARRGEHVEGSAAP
- the argF gene encoding ornithine carbamoyltransferase translates to MIRHFLRDDDLTPAEQAEVLDLAARMKADRYAHRPLAGPRSVAVLFDKQSLRTRISFDAGIAELGGHPLVVDTQVTHFGRGESLGDAGRVLSRYVAAIVLRTHGDDRIAEVAEHATVPVVNALTDTYHPCQLLADLLTVRERCGATTGRILAYVGDAANNMAHSYLLAGATAGMHVRVAGPAGFGPDLAIVARAAKIAAGTGGSVDALTDPVEAVRGAHVVATDTWTSMGQEKDGLDRITPFLPYRVDDALLAHAAADAIVLHCLPAHRGEEITGEVLDGPRSAVFDQAENRLHAQKALLTFLLEASS
- a CDS encoding acetylornithine transaminase — encoded protein: MSTLLRRWSAAMMDNYGTPPLALVAGAGAVVVDETGREYVDLLGGIAVNALGHAHPAVVAAVSKQVATLGHVSNLFVAEPPVALAELLLALAGRPGRVFLANSGAEANEAAFKLSRLTGRRHVVATRGGFHGRTMGALALTGQPAKADPFRPLPGDVTHVPFGDADALAEAVTDDTAMVIVEPIQGENGVVVPPPGYLTAARRITAARGALLVLDEVQTGVGRTGHWFAHQAEGVEPDVVTLAKGLGGGLPLGACLAFGRAADLLGPGSHGTTFGGNPVSCAAALAVIATIANEGLLDHVKRVGERLRRGVEALGHPLVREVRGAGLLLGIALDRPVAGAVTTALREAGFLVNPVQPDVVRLAPPLILTPAQVDAFLAALPAALDRAPAESTAPAESTAPAEAPVPTESATPAASAPTPATRSETPA
- the argB gene encoding acetylglutamate kinase → MTLNADLTRAQAKAATLIEALPWLARFAGATVVVKYGGNAMVDPELRRAFAADMVFLRYAGLKPVVVHGGGPQISAMLGRLGIASEFRGGLRVTTPEAMDVVRMVLVGQVGRELVGLVNAYGPFAVGLSGEDAGLFTAVRRPAYVDGEAVDVGQVGDVESVNASAVTDLIAAGRIPVVSTVAPDADGVLHNLNADTAAAALAIALGARKLVVLTDVPGLYADWPDTSTLVSEISADDLAKLLPSLESGMVPKMEACLRAVRGGVPAAHVVDGRVAHSTLLEVFTSEGFGTMVVSARSELASPAVANREGTVGS